The sequence CCAAGCGCCTTAAGTTTCAGTTCATATTCAAAGTGCCCAATATACCCCGTTAACAGGAACCCAAAGCCGAAGCCACAATGAAACCCTTACCGATTCTCTTACTGATCAGCACCTTGCTCTACTGCCTGTGCAGTTACTTGCAAAACGGCATCCCTGCCACCTATTGGGAATGGCGGCATGAGCTAGTGCTGCTCAGCGGCGTACAGCTGATGACCGTGATGTCTGCCGCCATGCTGCTGGCCACCCGCCCCGCCTGGCTGGAAAAACCCTTGAGCGGCTTGGATAAAATGTATGGCCTGCACAAGCAGCTGGGCATCGCGGCAGGCATTTTGCTGGCAATGCACTGGCTGATCAAACTATCCCCTAAATTAGTCATGGCGATGGAATGGGCTGCACCACGCATCAGGCACAGTGGCCTTGGCAAAGGCAAAGACCCGCTGATCTCCCTTGCCAAAGATGTGGGCGAATGGGCCGCCTGGGCCGTGCTGGCCATGGTGATTCTAGCGCTGCTGCGCGCCGTGCCTTACCGCTTCTGGCGCAAAGTGCATAAACTCTTTGCCCCATTATTTTTGATGGGCGCATTTCACGGCCTGATCCTGATGCCAAGAGTGCTGTGGCTAACGCCTGTAGGCGCATTAATGGCCATACTGCTCATCACAGGATCAATTTGTGCAATCTATTCGCTACTAGGACAAATCGGCAAAAACCGCCAGATTACAGGCCATATCAGCCAAATCACTCCATTGCCTGCCGATCAGCTGGAAGTAATTTGCCAGACAGATGCCAGCTGGCCGGGCCATCAGGCAGGCCAGTTTGCCCTGGTCAGCTTTAATCAAAGCGAAGGTGCACACCCCTA comes from Iodobacter ciconiae and encodes:
- a CDS encoding ferredoxin reductase family protein → MKPLPILLLISTLLYCLCSYLQNGIPATYWEWRHELVLLSGVQLMTVMSAAMLLATRPAWLEKPLSGLDKMYGLHKQLGIAAGILLAMHWLIKLSPKLVMAMEWAAPRIRHSGLGKGKDPLISLAKDVGEWAAWAVLAMVILALLRAVPYRFWRKVHKLFAPLFLMGAFHGLILMPRVLWLTPVGALMAILLITGSICAIYSLLGQIGKNRQITGHISQITPLPADQLEVICQTDASWPGHQAGQFALVSFNQSEGAHPYTIASAPRPNGELRFIIKALGDYTRTLARDLKVGDKVTIEGPYGCFNGASNGVRQAWIAGGIGVTPFLAWLESPAFKGQQIDFYYCVKSAKEAARLPEIQAACIARKLRLHLIESDAGQRLNVAQIQAETLDDIWYCGPQSLGNAISQHLAQMSQPPRFHHEAFAMR